The Biomphalaria glabrata chromosome 7, xgBioGlab47.1, whole genome shotgun sequence region aggacataatcatcttttttttttaattaatgtctgtaatatataagataagaagatgataAGATTTCATGTcactttgtaataataataataataataatctttattgtccatatggaaatttgtcttaccatttgtgcattacactaaacaaaaaacattataactactTACTggttaattccttttttttttttttatagctaaaGAATTttatcatataaaaaaaaaagaattttatattttgaCAATATTTAAGTGTAGTagtaaattttagttaatttacttttcaagccgcatttctTTTCATCCAGGCCATTGTAGCAGTCAATCACGCCATCACATTGTTTGTTAGCCCACATCATGATGTTGTTGTTCTGGCCAAACTCAAGATCAGAAGGCACACATGTTATTAACAATTTCTCTATCCATGGGCGTTTATGTGGTCTGCAAACACCTAACACAAAGACACAACAGAAAcagtcaataataataaaagttctTATTTCTCATTAATTATGTGGGTTATGCCCTATAACCAGACTTTAATCCCAGAAACAGGCTCAAGACAATAGTGTGTGGACATTTCTCCCAGCAAAACATCACAGAGAACTACCCAGCTTGAATCTACAAAGCAGTTTATTGAGAGCATTGGATTTGATGGTCGATAATGGATTTTCTGATTCACCGAGAACCACAGATGGCAGAGACTAATGATGCAATATTGTCAAATGAGATTTGGGGGGAAAAGTAAggaaatttgtgtttcaattgagatttaaaaaaagacattccattaacaaattaaacattttctgtataatattataaaatttttttttttaaatgtgtaactATATCACAGAACCTTTTCCCTAAGATACTGGGTCTCTAGTGGCTGTTTTTTtagatatagaaatattttagaagGTTAAAAGTAAAGTATGCCTTTCAGACCATACAATCTATAGGTCATCTATGGCCAATGGTTTATGAGGATGttatgtgtccagcacaacagCTAactgcatttactttccccaaataaagATATTTCCACAGAAATATATGTTGATTTGTAGGtttttcagatgttccttcagaaatgaagacaaGCATCATAGTGCAAGTCTCCTGCAACTTTGTGGCTTCTGATTGGTTTTCCTGATGTTTAACTTTTGGACTAAGCTGTCTATGAACAATTTTTATCTTTCTCAGTGAATTGTTATAGCTGGTTTGATTGAAGTTAGTGTCATGACCATGTCCTTACCATCATCTTCATCTGATGAATCTTTACAATGTGAAATACCATCACAGAGAAACCAGTCTGGTAGTCCATGGCTGCCATACAGCAATGGTATTGGAGAAATACACCTTCCATCAGCACACCTGAAGCATGGTAGTGTGTAGTTTTCTAAGGATGAATCTAAATAAAGACCtagaaaaaaaggtttcaaaAAGAGTTCATGAATCACTCTGCTAACTAAAAATATGTATGCTATAACTTTTGGCAgctgtagatctatatctaattaaaataagacattaaaatatgcaatacatagatctagatacaattTATTAACACAAGAAATAACAGCAAAAGATATTTCTAGTAGACGTCTGTAGAGTCTTTAAGACTTGAAAGAGTGTTAGAGAGAAAGGGGATGGACTGTCTAGACTTTGAAGACTGGAacaaagagtgagagaaagagaatggttGACTAAAcactaaaattttaaaacagttcCAAAAACAACAGACTGACCTGGTTCACGGCAATATTCATCTTGACCATTGTCGCAATCAATTACACCATCACATACAGATGTCAAGTTTATACATTGCAAAGTTGAACAAATAAATAGACACTCAGTAGACATGACTGAAGACAATAGTAAGGaatctataaaaaataatatgtggatgtatatataataatacatagatctatatgtaaatGAATGTAAGCCCTTTGAATCTATTATTAGGTCTATCAAAGTAAATTATAAGCAGTAGAAAATCCCTTTTTATCCTCTAAAATTACccttaaaaatgtacatttatatcAATTTGATTCTATACAACCTTTTCTTAATGTTCtgaatataacaaaataaagtctataatcTCTAACGTTTGACTCGGTAAAAAAATAAGTTGCACCTTTTTACCTTTGAACTAaattctaaactttttttttattccaatatcctagactttagtaataaaaaaaaaaagaaaagaagtttCTTACCAACAACAATCAAGAGACACAGATAGGTCAATAGCAAGAATGTTAGGGCTGCTCTTGGAATATTACCTGTAAAAAATTCATCTTTTAATGTATGCGCAgcatatatagagagataggCCTTTAAGTAAAAGTActccttttagaccttgcgatctctgGGGCCAGATCATGTTAAATTATTGGTTTTacaatgtaaagctcatctgtttatttgggtgtcagtggccagcacaacaaacaacCACCTTGACTTCGCCATTACAGGTGGGTGAACTGATAGAGAGTTGTGTAGACTCAGAATAGACTTAAAAATCCATAAGATTAAAATCATGGTCTTCAACAAGATTTGAATTTGAGACCCATGGTTCAAATGCCAAAGTACTTGATCACTCAGCCCTTAtatctaggcctacatgtttttatattgatttaattattgttcttgaacataaaaacaaaacattaatgctTCACTTTGGTTAATGCCTCTTGTCttgtgaaattttatttttcatttttgagTTAAAGGCTATGTCTACATTGATCTAGCTcttataatagtaaaaaaaaaaaaataaccatacCATAATTTCTTTCCATTACTTTGTTTGAAGAGTGAGCATCATTAAGAgcaaagttttaaattaatttctccAGTCAGAATGGATCAATGATTTAGTCCAGAACATAGTAGCACTGCAACAATACTTCTAATTAAAtgaatttatgtatttaaaaaatgtctgttttcatcaattttgaaataaagtttTACTTTTGAGAGCTATATTAGACGAATAAAAAAGATGAGATGCTTTGTCTGAGGTTCAAACATGTCTGGGTATAGATGTTTTCCCTCTTTTCACtggcttatcttatcttttgacTAAATGCTCTTCACTTTTGTTTGAAGCAACCAATGACAAAAGTAAAGTGTCTTCAgagataataatttttttgaaagtgcTTTTCTAGTGTTATTCATGTGATTCAACTCTTGGGCCTGATGTCTGCCTTTCTCTTACTCTAGTCCAGTGGTAACAATCAAATTAGGTCACAGCCCAGGTCTCTTTTGGGGTACCAGTATTGTcatttcagtttaaaaaatcttttactaGGCTCCATAAAACTATGTcaataacatataaaacaatataattacaTTACAGacaaaatattcatatttaattATAGCCAATTCTGCAAACTTCAAAGTAgcaactattttaagaaaatgttCAGTTTTTTATGTTAAGcttcaatataaaaagagaCTCAAGAAATAAATAAGACTAAGACATAGACTGAGACTAAAAGTAGGATTAAGACAAAGACTAAGattaagacaaaaacaaagagtaagattaagactaagacatGCAAAGACTGCTTAATTAATCCTTATGGGAAATGTGTTGTAATTACAAGggctctttatttttttcccaccaATACAAAACATTGCACATCAATAGAGCTGACATCACAGAGAGAGATGTTCATTGAGTGACTAgaccaggggtctcaaacacgtgGACCGCGAAACAATTTTGTGTGGCCCGCGGCCACGTccgcgaattaaaaaaaaatgtacaatgaccacatataagcCGTGAAATGATAGCTGAAGgcaagctttgttgttagcgAGATGGCATCACGACCATTCAGTGAAGGCCACTTTGTAAAAGAGTGTATGCTACAGGCGTGTGAAATTATTTGCCCCGAGAAAAAGAAACTCTTCGAAGGCATAAGTTTGTCTGCGAACACAGTTGCAAGCAGGATCACCGAGTCAGCAacaaatgttcaacagcaactgattgccgctgcaaaagactttgtagcatatcccattgcactggacgagtcaactggtgtaacagacaccgcaaactgtgccgtattcattcgtggggtcgacgaaaacttgaacattgttgaagagctattggacttactacccatgaaaggaacgacgactggacgcgacgtgtttcaagaactggaagcttgtattgacaggtgtgtgggctaccgtgggaaaaaaacttgtttcagtggctacggacggtgcaccagcaatgtgttctgagaaggttggtgttgttggaTTAATGGTAGAGAAACGGTATGAGCTCAGCTTAGCGGGACCTTTTGCAGACATACACTGCATTCTGCACTAAGAAGCACTCTGTGGCATaagtctacaaatgaagaacgtgatggatgctgtcgtgaagacggtgaacttcatacgtacacggggtctcaaccacagacagttttctagctgatttagaaacggaatacggagagttgctttatcatacggaagtcagatggttgaatcatggaaaagtgctgcagagattttttgaactgagtcgggaaatagcattgttcatggcaatgaaagacGGAGACATAGGCCTACGTCAGCTCAGTGACCCAATGTTTTTGTCGGatcttgcttttcttactgacatcaCGCAGCATCTCAATGCACTCGATTCACCACTACAGGGCACAAAGCAGCTGATAACCGTGATGTTTGACCGCATCAAATCATTCAGATGCAAGCTGACTTTGTGGGCCACTCAGCTGGCAGATGGAAACCTGGCTCATTTGTCTTTTCTACAGAGCATTATGGTTGAACCATGGAACGTAGACATCCTTTCCAGACTTAGCCAGACTACTGGAAGATTTTGAACACCGCTTTCAGCAATTCACTGCTCTCGAACCACAGTTTTTGACCACTTGTTGCCACTCCCTTCGCAGTTGAAGTGAAAAACGTTCCAGAGGAAGACCAGATGGAACTACTGGACctgcagtgtgacactgttctgaagcaaaaatactctgatgttggtgttccagatttctaccagtttcttcACAGAGAGAAGTTGCCAGACTTATTCGGCGCAGCTGCTAGAATTCTAGCGATGTTTGGGGGTATGAACAGTTTTTTTCCAGAAtgatcaacaaaacagcattacgaTCAGGACTGACTGATAAGCATCTGACAGCAACCTTGGTGCTTGCCACTACACGCGACTTCAGGCCTAACGTCGACggtctggtctctgccaaacgctctcagctgagtggacagaaacatgagtgacgagctatctgcagtaggcctagaaattatagttgttgttttttggggaACTACTGTTTCAGCTTTTTAATAAGTGACAGAGAcaacgtcaacttattttagtaaactaaactgcctgtgcatgtaataaactacactaaatctaattaataattataaaaactttattttagcatttaactgcagtgacagtagtgttcgtaaaatttaatgaaaaaacattctctttaTGTGGTGCGGCCCGCAGAGTGGTTGTTACTTTCCACTGTGGCCCACATGCTGAaatgagtttgagacccctgggCTAGACACTGATGTCTTGATTTTGTTCACATTCTCTAGTCCACAAGTAATGCAATACAACCTGCTAGTTGTTGGCTAGCACATAGTGGACAAGTTCCTGCTAGTTGTTGGCTAGCACATAGTGGACAAGTTCCTGCTAGTTGTTGGCTAGCACATAGTGGACAAGATCCTGCTAGTTGTTGGCTAGCACATAGTGGACAAGTTCCTGCTAGTTGTTGGCTAGCACATAGTGGACAAGTTCCTGCTAGTTGTTGGCTAGCACATAGTGGACAAGTTCCTGCTAGTTGTTGGCTAGCACATAGTGGACAAGTTCCTGCTCGTTGTTGGCTAGCACATAGTGGACAAGTTCCTGCTAGTTGTTGGCTAGCACATAGTGGACAAGTTCCTGCTCGTTGTTGGCTAGCACATAGTGGACAAGTTCCTGCTAGTTGTTGGCTAGCACATAGTGGACAAGATCCTGCTAGTTGTTGGCTAGCACATAGTGGACAAGTTCCTTGATGAAGGTTCAGATGAAAGTATAAGAAGTTCAGagcctaaaaaaaatacttttttaaaaaaatcaaagcttatattaagtgcagttgtttcaattagtttggatcagtcatgtaattaaatttgtaataaatcttgtcattaaaaatattttttaacaattgtttttgtttagcacaatttcatgcttttagctttctcactacgctatgatcctatcacctgtctggaccagttgggaaggggtagggggagaaagaagggtatcacttttcaaattaaaaaaaaaagtgagtgaCCTGAATTCAAGTTCTAGCCTCCAAAAGCCAATACGATAACCACTGGGCTAGGGAGCTGCTTATAGAAACACATTtgttatttacaaacttttctttctacaaacaagAAAAGGGGCTAATTCAACATATACCACcatatcagtcaagtaaaatttatatcccttgtttgagataccaaacaaaataattagttaccaatagttaattaattaattggttaatttttcttatggattcttttgttgttatgtaaaagaaataattgtgcaaattttcagcttgatccgagattcgATGTGGTGAAATATaataactttttaccaaacagagtTCATAGAAGGTTTGTAATAAGAGCTGAACTTTTCCA contains the following coding sequences:
- the LOC106053844 gene encoding low-density lipoprotein receptor 1-like isoform X2; this translates as MERNYGNIPRAALTFLLLTYLCLLIVVDSLLLSSVMSTECLFICSTLQCINLTSVCDGVIDCDNGQDEYCREPGLYLDSSLENYTLPCFRCADGRCISPIPLLYGSHGLPDWFLCDGISHCKDSSDEDDGVCRPHKRPWIEKLLITCVPSDLEFGQNNNIMMWANKQCDGVIDCYNGLDEKKCGLKKSMKFRHRPSTSTSDTVFTQVSTNDRDEMHPAMQCVCLHYKDLPEKVACKTVLTNEVDRNQTIACPRTHLNQS
- the LOC106053844 gene encoding low-density lipoprotein receptor-related protein 1-like isoform X1 → MERNYGNIPRAALTFLLLTYLCLLIVVDSLLLSSVMSTECLFICSTLQCINLTSVCDGVIDCDNGQDEYCREPGLYLDSSLENYTLPCFRCADGRCISPIPLLYGSHGLPDWFLCDGISHCKDSSDEDDGVCRPHKRPWIEKLLITCVPSDLEFGQNNNIMMWANKQCDGVIDCYNGLDEKKCGLKNFDLLYNNIETKTLAIGILVSLTIMVFPICFLIYKIKSMKFRHRPSTSTSDTVFTQVSTNDRDEMHPAMQCVCLHYKDLPEKVACKTVLTNEVDRNQTIACPRTHLNQS